A single region of the Eremothecium gossypii ATCC 10895 chromosome V, complete sequence genome encodes:
- the UBC4 gene encoding E2 ubiquitin-conjugating protein UBC4 (Syntenic homolog of Saccharomyces cerevisiae YBR082C (UBC4) and YDR059C (UBC5)), which produces MSLKRITKELNDLGRDPPTSCSAGPVGDDLYHWQASIMGPPDSPYAGGVFFLSIHFPTDYPFKPPKISFTTKIYHPNINANGNICLDILKDQWSPALTISKVLLSICSLLTDANPDDPLVPEIAHIYKTDRAKYEATAKEWTKKYAV; this is translated from the coding sequence ATGTCATTGAAGCGTATCACCAAGGAGCTCAACGATTTGGGCAGAGACCCACCAACGTCGTGCTCTGCAGGGCCAGTGGGCGATGACTTGTACCACTGGCAGGCGTCGATCATGGGTCCGCCAGACTCGCCGTACGCGGGAGGGGTGTTCTTTCTCTCGATCCACTTTCCCACGGACTACCCGTTCAAGCCCCCTAAGATTTCGTTCACGACCAAAATATATCACCCTAACATCAACGCCAATGGCAACATCTGCCTAGACATCTTGAAGGACCAATGGTCGCCAGCTTTGACGATCTCCAAGGTATTGCTATCCATCTGCTCTTTGTTGACGGACGCCAACCCGGACGACCCGTTGGTTCCGGAAATTGCTCACATCTACAAGACGGATAGGGCCAAGTACGAGGCTACCGCCAAGGAATGGACCAAGAAGTATGCTGTTTGA